In the genome of Triticum urartu cultivar G1812 chromosome 5, Tu2.1, whole genome shotgun sequence, one region contains:
- the LOC125506249 gene encoding putative serpin-Z12, with protein MSPFGKFLFCLTLLAAWRLSSTLFTEAPPAPGVDPAFRNASCLALAREAGVRAEGGTGSNFVISPLSIHAAFAKVAAGARGDTLNELLRFLGSASLNELHRAAATELVGRLNGIAQTSFASGVWVDRMLALKPEFTAIAASRYNATVESVDFVSGAEQARQRVNAFVADATNKQILQVLPPGSVNSGTAVVLANALYFKGAWTQPFDVSTAPFHIPGGTTVRVPSMTTSESQQIAVYPGFRALKLPYKNDVQQQAEFYMLILLPDSETEIEDLYDKAVSTPEFIKTHTPTKKVPVGQFMVPKFKFTSEFELSSDMRKLGITRAFQGGDFSGMMTGGEGISITGVYHKATIEVDEVGTVAAAATAVLCFGSAAPGAPRDLVDFVADRPFLFAVVEEGTDAVLFLGHLANPLAH; from the coding sequence ATGTCGCCCTTCGGGAAGTTCTTGTTCTGCTTGACCCTGCTCGCCGCATGGCGCCTCAGCTCGACCCTGTTCACCGAGGCGCCTCCAGCTCCTGGTGTTGACCCCGCGTTCAGGAACGCATCGTGCCTGGCTCTCGCCAGGGAGGCCGGCGTCCGGGCGGAAGGCGGCACGGGGAGCAACTTCGTCATCTCGCCGCTGTCCATCCACGCGGCGTTCGCGAAGGTGGCCGCCGGCGCGCGGGGCGACACGCTTAACGAGCTCCTGCGGTTCCTTGGGTCGGCGTCGCTCAACGAGCTGCACCGCGCGGCGGCGACCGAGCTCGTCGGCAGGCTCAACGGCATAGCGCAGACGTCCTTCGCCAGCGGCGTGTGGGTGGACCGGATGCTGGCGCTCAAGCCAGAGTTCACGGCCATCGCCGCGTCGCGGTACAACGCCACGGTAGAATCCGTGGACTTCGTGTCGGGGGCTGAGCAGGCGAGGCAGCGCGTGAACGCCTTCGTGGCGGACGCGACCAACAAGCAAATCCTCCAAGTCCTGCCTCCGGGCTCCGTCAACTCCGGCACGGCGGTCGTCCTCGCCAACGCGCTCTACTTCAAAGGGGCGTGGACACAGCCGTTCGACGTCTCTACGGCGCCGTTCCACATCCCAGGCGGCACCACCGTGCGCGTGCCATCCATGACGACAAGCGAGTCACAGCAGATCGCGGTCTACCCGGGCTTCAGGGCCCTCAAGCTGCCGTACAAGAACGATGTGCAGCAGCAAGCTGAATTCTACATGCTTATCCTACTACCGGACAGCGAGACTGAGATCGAAGATCTGTACGACAAGGCTGTGTCGACGCCCGAGTTCATCAAGACGCACACGCCGACAAAGAAGGTTCCAGTCGGGCAGTTCATGGTCCCCAAGTTCAAGTTCACATCCGAGTTCGAACTGTCATCCGACATGCGGAAGCTTGGTATCACTAGGGCTTTCCAAGGCGGCGACTTCTCGGGCATGATGACCGGCGGGGAAGGGATTTCCATCACCGGGGTGTACCATAAGGCCACTATCGAGGTGGACGAGGTAGGCACCGTGGCCGCCGCTGCCACGGCCGTCCTCTGCTTTGGTAGTGCGGCTCCTGGGGCACCACGGGATCTGGTCGATTTTGTGGCGGATCGACCTTTCTTATTTGCCGTGGTAGAGGAGGGGACAGATGCAGTTTTGTTTCTTGGTCACCTGGCTAATCCTCTCGCTCATTAG